Proteins from a genomic interval of Quercus robur chromosome 9, dhQueRobu3.1, whole genome shotgun sequence:
- the LOC126699586 gene encoding homeobox-leucine zipper protein ATHB-7-like isoform X1: protein MEGREYMYSPAVPEGKYEIFTCQQPPQTARKKKNKIVNKSRFSAEQIKSLESSFESETRLEPRKKVQLARELGLQPRQIAIWFQNRRARWKSKQIENEYKTLKDNYDNLASQFESLKKEKQSLLIQLQILGDMLGKTHGGNEDSKGLEGNSAVCTSNNVNTNSETKAKLNCFQEGMEGSAVMCPHEDKTGIRNFEEEGQGLLNVTEHVHVPFASLEKWYTYDSCGLLDQLCSSSY from the exons AAATATGAAATCTTCACTTGCCAGCAGCCACCTCAAACtgcaagaaagaagaagaacaagattGTGAACAAGAGCAGGTTTAGTGCTGAACAAATTAAGTCACTAGAATCCTCATTTGAATCAGAGACAAGGCTCGAGCCTAGGAAGAAGGTGCAACTGGCACGAGAGCTTGGGCTGCAACCTCGCCAGATTGCCATATGGTTTCAGAACAGAAGGGCTAGATGGAAGTCAAAACAGATAGAGAATGAATACAAAACACTCAAAGATAATTATGACAATTTAGCATCCCAGTTTGAGTCcttaaagaaagagaaacaatccTTGCTCATACAG TTGCAAATCCTAGGTGATATGCTGGGAAAAACTCATGGTGGGAATGAAGACAGCAAGGGTTTGGAAGGAAATAGTGCAGTTTGTACATCAAATAATGTAAATACCAATAGTGAGACTAAAGCAAAGCTGAATTGCTTTCAGGAGGGAATGGAAGGCAGTGCAGTCATGTGTCCACATGAAGATAAGACTGGCATTCGAAACTTTGAGGAGGAAGGACAAGGACTTCTGAACGTGACAGAACATGTACATGTTCCTTTTGCATCACTTGAAAAATGGTACACTTATGATTCATGTGGTCTGCTTGATCAGTTATGTAGTAGTTCATACTAG
- the LOC126699586 gene encoding homeobox-leucine zipper protein ATHB-7-like isoform X2, whose amino-acid sequence MEGREYMYSPAVPEGKYEIFTCQQPPQTARKKKNKIVNKSRFSAEQIKSLESSFESETRLEPRKKVQLARELGLQPRQIAIWFQNRRARWKSKQIENEYKTLKDNYDNLASQFESLKKEKQSLLIQEGMEGSAVMCPHEDKTGIRNFEEEGQGLLNVTEHVHVPFASLEKWYTYDSCGLLDQLCSSSY is encoded by the exons AAATATGAAATCTTCACTTGCCAGCAGCCACCTCAAACtgcaagaaagaagaagaacaagattGTGAACAAGAGCAGGTTTAGTGCTGAACAAATTAAGTCACTAGAATCCTCATTTGAATCAGAGACAAGGCTCGAGCCTAGGAAGAAGGTGCAACTGGCACGAGAGCTTGGGCTGCAACCTCGCCAGATTGCCATATGGTTTCAGAACAGAAGGGCTAGATGGAAGTCAAAACAGATAGAGAATGAATACAAAACACTCAAAGATAATTATGACAATTTAGCATCCCAGTTTGAGTCcttaaagaaagagaaacaatccTTGCTCATACAG GAGGGAATGGAAGGCAGTGCAGTCATGTGTCCACATGAAGATAAGACTGGCATTCGAAACTTTGAGGAGGAAGGACAAGGACTTCTGAACGTGACAGAACATGTACATGTTCCTTTTGCATCACTTGAAAAATGGTACACTTATGATTCATGTGGTCTGCTTGATCAGTTATGTAGTAGTTCATACTAG